The Nerophis ophidion isolate RoL-2023_Sa linkage group LG21, RoL_Noph_v1.0, whole genome shotgun sequence region aTATGGACAAACGGGGCagagttctagtgctcacacttctgATTTTCCATAAGCCATAATAACTCGTACAacacccaaaagcgcagattttgaCCATTTAAATACTTTCTATGGTTCAAGACTTAGAGTCATTTAAAAAACAGcaatgcacatcataatggcggcgacaGTTTTGACGTTaacgataaaaaaaaattatgtagaacgTCGAAAATGTTAATGGGCCGTATTTCGCCCAGGTGTGAACTAagcacttttaaaaatgttttacagaGTAGAAACACAGCCTCACTTCTTTGATGCTCTTCATCCAGTTCTGTATGTTTTCGAAGGATTTCTCGTCAGTGATGTCGTACACCAGGATGATGCCCTGgtcgagcgagagagagagagagagagagaaagaggtcAACTAGCAGTCATCTAGTAGCCGGCACGAAGACGTCACGGCCAGGGCTCACCATGGCTCCTCGGTAGTAGGCAGTGGTGATGGTCTTGAACCTCTCCTGGCCTGCTGTGTCCCTGCACAAGGCAAAAGAGGTCAAAACAACGTCTGACGTGCCTTATTTAAAATGGTGGCATGAAAAAAACATGGCTGCCGGGAATGTGTGTGAACACAAACAAGTAAGTGTCAGGACAACACTCGTGTGAGGTTGTGTTGACAGAGCAGCGCATACAGGACAGTTCagtattgttgttttactttagcTATTTAAAGgtgtactgaaatgagatgttcttatttaaacggggatagcaggtccattctatgtgtcatacttgatcatttcgcgatattgccatatttttgctgaaaggatttagtagagaacatccacgataaagttcgcaacttttggtcgctaataaaaaagccttgcctttaccggaagtagcagactatctgcacgtgatgtcacgggttgtagggctcctcacatcctcacatcatttataatcatagcctccagcagcaagagctactcggaccgaaaaagcgacaatttccccattaatttgagcgaggatgaaagatttgtggatgaggaaagttagagtgaagcaccaaaaaaaagaaaagaagacggctccaggcggcggcagtgggaccgtttcagatgtaattagacacatttcaaCACACCTCGCACATGTCTTTGGACAAACATTAAAACATACAGTCTCAAAGCAGTGCCAAAGTCCTCAACACTTAAAAACCACACTTTGCGTGCGTGTGGCCTCTCCAAGCACATGCTAATTAATTTTTTGCACACATTCTTTGACAGAAGTAGGAAGTGCGTTGCTATGTGCGCTGATATCAATGCGCCCACAAAAAAAGTTCTGGTCTGTgactagagtggccgtgcgcaacccgagggtccctggttcaatccccacctagtaccaaccttgtcacgtccgtcgtgtcctcgagcaagacacttcacccttgctcctgatgggtgctggttagcgccttgcatggcagctccctccatcagtgtgtgtgaatgggtgaatgtggaattagcgtcaaagcgctttgagtaccttgaaggtagaaaagcgctatacaagtacaacccatttactaacatttactaggagaattccggaaaatcccttatctgcttattgttttaatagtgttttcgtGAGATTGCAAAGTCATATCTCAAAgtcggacggctgcggtgaacgccagtgtctctgagagaagccaagctcacagctgcctttttgagctgcaggaggaggtcgcataatccactgaagtctccggtaagagccgacttaatatcataattttcccatccaaaaacttgctggttgacttagagaaacatgttcgcttgaccgctctgtgttaaagcttcacaacaaacaaagaaacaccggctgtgtttcggttgctaaaggcagctgcaatccaccgctttccaccaacagcattcttctttgacgtctccattattaattgaagaaattgcaaaatattcagctacacagatgtccaaattactgtgtaattatgcgatgaaaagagacgacttttagctgtgtgtggtgctgggctaatatgtccgctacaacccgagacgtcacaaaaacgtgtcattattccgcgacgttttcaacaagaaactccgtgggaaatttaaaattgtaatttagtaaactggcatgtgttgcaatgttaatatttcatcattgatatataaactatcagactgcgtggtcgctagtagtggctttcagtaggcttttaaatagaAAGTTCATCCATCACCAATGTGTTatatttgtttgatatacaggaCTATCACTAAATGTGGATTTCACTTTGTAATCAAAACCTTCACTaaatggacttttgtcaagggtggaatgcattattattattatttttttttacattgtaattCTTCTCTATACAAACTTCTCTTTTCACAAACCCTGTTCAAGGACCGTTGAACTTTGTACATCGAGGTTCCACCGTCAGCACATGTGCAATTTACAAGCAGACATCATCACTTACCATACTTGCAGTTTCACTTTCTTGCCATCCACCTCAATTGTTTTTACTTTAAAGTCGAtgcctgggggaaaaaaaaaagattggtgGGAAACAAACAACGACTGAAAAACCTCACcatgcaggccaaaagtttggacaccttctttttctttattttcatgactatttacattgtggattgtcactgaaggcatcaaaactatgaatgaacacatgtggagttatgtacttcacaaaaaaaaaggcgaaataactgaaaacatgttttatgttctagtttcttcaaaatagccaccctttgctctgattactgttttgcacattcttggcattTTCTCAATGACCTTCAAGAGGTAGTTAATTGAAATGgttgtgtcatagttttgatgccttcagtaacaatctacaatgtaaatagtcatgaaaataaacaaaatgcattgaaatgaggtgtgtccaaactgttaGCCTGTTCTGTACATACATAGTGCAGAGTTTCATATTTAGGTCACAGTCAGCTGGGTGGGGACTGGTTGAAAATGACCGAGAGATTGTCAGAAAGATAGGAATGAGTGTGGGTGGAAGAAGAGTTagattgtgtgcgtgcgtgcgtgttcttgtatttttcccttcctgagacatcaacaaggaaaagtaccttccatatggggaccggtgaacaaattaggatataaatcatggtcccaattgggaaaaccattgcatctaatagaaaatgtctcatttgcacccctggtggtgaaatctattaaaatgagggtggtcccaaaaaggagggatttctcaaattgactgtgtcggttttaaaagggctccccctctggccaacatatgtaataacaagtgtgtgtaagaaattgaaatgtgccccctttggccaaaataaatatgcatatagagacatactgtaatactttgaagtaaataatgaagattgaaaaccaattactaacaaaacattttacaataacaataataactaaaCCGACCGAAAggatgaccgaaaggataagatcacgggtacaagcggccgaaatgagtttgggtctctcccttagagatagggtgagaagctctgccatccgagaggagcccaaagtaaagccgctgctccttcacatcgagaggagccagatgaggtggttcgggcatctggtcaggatgccacccgaacgcctccctagggaggtgtttagggcacgtccaaccggtaggaggccacggggaagacccaggacacgttgggaagactatgtctcccggctggcctgggaacgcctcgggatcccccgggaagagctggacgaagtggctggggagagggaagtctgggcttccctgcttaggctgctgcccccgcgacccgacctcggataagtggaagaagatggatggaataacTAAAGTTTTTTTGTCCTAATATGTGTTGACTTCTTATAAAATTTGGAAATAATTTCCCATATTCTTTCTGTATCATTTCAATATTTTCtcttaaaatgattactttttcaattaaaattattacttttttatgtaaattattaccttttaatacaaaatggtgacatttgtcataaaattccgatttatatcacaatattgacaatttttttgggttgttcttgaaaaatagtgacattttttgagtaaaatgatgacttttgacataattttgccaagtctaaatgttatcataatattgcaaacattttttataaaactGACttgtgtcgagtaaaattacgactctttcatAAGATTGCCAAAatgataaggttttttttttcatctcaactgctattgagtaaaattccaacttttatcattacattgcacaaatattcagtttttcttgtccaATTCTGACTTGCGTTgcgtaaaatgacaacttttagtataatactgccaaaattctaagtttttctagtgaaaatttgacctttttttggtgaaatttcaactcatttttcacaacaagcttttttatttttgcatagcaTGTATATACTattatgttgtaaatataaatctgTATGTATCTAGAAAAtggtggtcctgaagaggtaggcatttttcaaaaggtctcaagaatgtaaaaaatacaagaaagtgtgtgtgtgtgtgcagtcagTACATAGAAATGGGACTAGAGAGTGGAGCTACAAAAAAAGACAGGCATGTCTAAACATGTCAGCATTGTGAAGTTTAATGAGAAAAAGGTTAAAAGAACTTTACCAATGGTCGAGATGTAGGTTGAGTTGAAATTGTCCTCAGCAAAGCGAATGATCAGACATGTTTTTCCAACTCCACTGTCCCCGATGAGCAACAATTTAAAGAGAAAATCATACTTTTTCGCCATATTTCACAGATGCTCCCTTCAACTCTGGACCAGATCCTTAAAAGTTGGCACGATTCCCTATTTGATACgttcctttttctttttctttcttgtcCAACTTGAACACCGGTCCACTTTGATCCTCCTTAGCGCCTCTCACTTCTGTCCGATCGAGAAATCCGCCGCATCCAAAGTTGACGTGGACTTCACAACCGCCTTCATCGCCAGATTAAAGTGATCCTCGTTCCAAAAATAAAGATAGATCGTCTTTCAACCATTTGCAAACATACCAGAGTGTCGACGTGTGGGGTTTTCTCAGCCTTTTctccccctaaaaaaaaaaaacttgtgtcgcAGTCAGCCCAGATTGCAAAGAGGGGGAGTGACTCTGTGGCATGCAGTACTCAGAT contains the following coding sequences:
- the rab13 gene encoding ras-related protein Rab-13, whose translation is MAKKYDFLFKLLLIGDSGVGKTCLIIRFAEDNFNSTYISTIGIDFKVKTIEVDGKKVKLQVWDTAGQERFKTITTAYYRGAMGIILVYDITDEKSFENIQNWMKSIKENASAGVSRMLLGNKCDIEAKRKVTKETGEKLAKDHGIRFFETSAKSSINVEESFLALARDILQISSRKPGPAGREVKITSRTEKKTSKCALL